Part of the Arachis hypogaea cultivar Tifrunner chromosome 6, arahy.Tifrunner.gnm2.J5K5, whole genome shotgun sequence genome, TTATAAAAACTATCTAACTTCCTTTTCAAATAATGCAAAATTTTATAGTAATCGAATTTGTATAACAATTCTTAGATAATCTCATTTATAGCAATATTAGATTTTGAAATGTCttttaagaaaatgaaaaaaaaaaaacacgtaaactaataaaatttggccctttttttctctcctttcttttcctccttaaaataaataaatagagacaCATATACTCAAACCATGTACGTGAGATCTAAATAAATATGAATTTGTACAAGTGACAGTAGTACCTGCATctatataaatgcatgaatagtATAACAATTGAGAGAATTTTTAACCAGGTATACAAATTTCCTCATTTATTTACCCATTATATATAGCAACTTAGGAACATGATTACCCACCAAAAAATATACGGCTTTATTCATTTTTCCCCATCTTATATATCAAACTTACCAATTTAACTATTAAATGAAAagtatcaaaaataaatttaacctTATATATATAATCTTGAATAGACCTGAAACTAATTAGCACCTTTTTGCCTAGACTGccatatttaatttattcattCACTATTTTATCAACtaattgttaatttaaaaaaataacaaaatcatTTAAAAGAGGTACCTAAAAGGCCAAACAAGACAACAGTGACTTACACATACACACTAACACACAGTAGAGACCTAAATATAAAAGATCATGTAGAGACAAGAGTTGGTGAAATCTgttgatctttattttttttccaattaaagcaatatgattatttattatagtaaataattaaattcgTAAAAATTATTTGTCTTTTAAATtaattctcaaaattttttaactaaatttgttttttaaatattttaagttgGTCGAGTCCTTTTATCACTTTTGTTGTTAACaatgtaaaaatttattaatatggtacattaaatgatataaaattaatcaTAATACACATTTAATAGTTCTAATTAActgttaatataataaatttatgtaattagattaaattaattctaaattgATCAGActttgaaatattaaaatttctcAATTTAGAGTTAATTTAATCCAActttataaatttatcatattagcaatcaataaaaattattaggTGTATATTGTGATATCACTGTACCATACGAACGAACGATTTTGACGGCATGAAAAAGATAGAAACATTAATTTgaccaacttaaaattttttaaataaatttaattaattaaaaaaaacaatttaaaaaataataaccttTGAGATACAAATTTGACTATTTATCAGTAAGAGGGTTTTCAATAATAATACCGAATTAAGAAATCAAGGggaaatttttataatactttacCGAATATTTTGTAAATATAGTAATTTAGTGgatgaatttaattatttattaatttagtaaaTGCAAATGTGGTATATAGTTCCAAAAGAGTATGCGAGGTGCGGTGAGGACTTTTGTCTCATTGTCAGCGATTCACTCACGAGTCACGAGAACCTTTTCGATCTTTTCTTTCTTCACACATATCCTTGTATCTTTTCCCCAATAATATCATATTTTTTGTTGACAGACCAATAATATTATAGTTAATTGTTTtaagaattataattaattaataatcttcTATTACTTTAAACCCATTTCTCCTAAAACAAAGCTGCATTATATCATGAtgtttttttttacaatattatCTAACTTAATGGATTAAAGATTGATGTTTTGTGAATCTGAATCTTAAAAacgtattattaattaataaattattgtatatatatgtcATGAATTATTtgtctaaaaaatttaagttgataaatagtaatattaatagttatatttttaatatgtttttaaataatagtatttttatatagattttttttatcttttgttatttttatactttaaagTTCATTATTAaggattaaattttaaattttttaaatataaaattttaatattatattataaaattattcgtttaaaaatttaaattaataaaaaataatattaataattatatttttaataatattaaataaaatttaaatttttaatatttatttaaatagatgaATAAATTAAATACACGATTTATCTAAGTTTGTTATTATATTTCGACGATTGAGGCATgaatattattttcttaattacGATACTCATAGTATTATTGGTAATATAATCCTGCTAAATTGTGGCagatagtagaatagaataatgaaTAAAATGATGTTGTGATGCATTGGGGGAAAGCAAAGCACTACTCTTTGAATGTCTGACTTTCAGAGGTGTCTGTGATGGTCAATAGGGGGGCCCACGTGACAACAGTAGATGATGCACGTGACCATACCATACAAGCCAAAACATGTTCAATGTTGTGAGGGTACGTGCATTGAATTTTGTTATCACTTTATCATCCCCTAATAATCTTACACTTATTATTCACTTCATTCTTTCCCCCCCTCTTGCTTAGGATTCTATTCTGCAcggatcacaaaaaaaaaaaactgcaaaaatGAAATTTGTAAAAATGATTTGTTACGAGAAATTTGTCAAGTTTTTATGAAAATAGGAATTCGccttgaataataaaaaaaaagaggtggtAAAAGAACTCGCATTCGCGATTTCTATACAAGGGTGAAGAGATTatactatttaaattataattcgttaacaattttttttaaatttaatattaaagtatcatatttttaaaattaattattcagaTGTGATCTttctcatattattattataataataataaatcataattaaaataacataataaattagTGATTACCTtagtgaaaaaaatatatttaaataattaattttaaaagagtaatattttgataataaattttaaacaaaatgaTACATTAGTCAAAAGTCAAATTTTTActctataaaaatttattaaattattctgTGACGTGAAATCATAATATCATCTGTAATTATATTTAtagttgaattttaattattattagttttattaataaaggatttaaataatattaccataAAAATGTGAAGTTATTAACAGTGTTGACTATTATACTCTAAGAAGTCAAATTGAAAAGTGAAGATAAAATGTTGAATAACAAATCTATAAAATAATTATGACTGCATTGCTACTTGCTAGTTGTCATTGAAATATGAAATTGTGGGGTGAAGCAAACATATATAATTTCATTATCTCAAATGAAATGATACGCATACACCTAACTTCATCCAATAATTCATGAGGTTTTGGAACGATGTGTTAGCAGCAATAAATAAATGTTTCTTGTTTCTaataagtgaaaacaaaagagaaagaagaataaaGTAATGGTGGGGTAGATGGTTGAAAACTAGGCACCAAGCTCTCTTGAGGCCTGTGCTGTGTCTTGCAAAGGCTTCATAACTCAACGCAATTTCATGCAGAAAAATGGAAAATCAAATCTTTATTCTAGATTGATATATTATTCATTCATTATTACATGAATTCTAAAttctacttttacaaaaaatcaCACTTCATCTAATGATAAATAAGTGATATCAACGAGTATGAAGGAAGTTATATACAgtgatatatatttaaaaaacaaaaatattatttcacACTAACTcaaatactaaaattagttactatatatttatatataaatatatgtaattttatttatttttaatatgtattttaatatatattctatattaatggttaattttaatatatatgtgaTGTCATTGTCTAAATAAAAAGACATTTACTCGAGTTTAGTCAAATGATAAAGTTGATTGAGTAATTAGCTTACTCATCTGTATAAATAAGTATTAGAGGTTGATTGTTTGATTGtatatatagtaatttattgAACAACGGACAACAAACACTAAATAAAGTGATATATTAGTTTTTGACATGTCGTGTTGAGGATATTAGAAAgaacatatttatatttatctgaTATGCATTGACTATTGTAGAGTCTCACATTCCCTGGCTTTTGATTAGAGtgaatatatagaaagaaaagatTTGCTGAAAGAACACAAAGAAGAGAAAGATCTCTTTACATTTGCAGACACAAACACAATCACAAACGCATAGTGATAGCTAATGGCTACTACTAAATTCTGTACATACCcgttattccttcttcttcttcttctctctcttacctTTGCATTCTTTATCAAGCTTAGTTCATCATCATCAGAGGTTGACACCCTTCTGTCCTTCAAGGCCTCCATTGAAGACTCCAAGAATGCCTTGTCAACTTGGTCAAACACTACATCAACACACCACTGTAACTGGACTGGAATCTCTTGCTCCATTAGCACAACCCCACCTTCTGTAACTTCAATCAGccttcaaagtttgaatctttctggTGATATCTCAGCTTCCATATGTGACCTTCCAAGTTTGTCTTATCTCAACCTTGCTGACAACATCTTCAACCAACCCATACCTCTTCATCTTTCACAGTGCAGCTCACTGGAGACTCTAAACATCAGCAACAACCTCATATGGGGAACTATCCCATCTCAGATTTCTCAGTTTTCTTCTCTCAAAGTTCTTGATTTCAGCAGAAACAAAATTGAAGGAATCATCCCTGATACCTTAGGCTCACTAAAGAATCTCCAAGTACTTAACATGGGGAGCAACTTGCTCTCAGGTTCCGTTCCTGTTATCTTTGGAAATTTAACCAAGCTTGAGGTTCTTGATTTGTCCATGAATCCAACCTTGGAGAGTGAGATTCCACATGACATTGGTGAACTCAAGAACCTGAAGCAGCTTATGCTGCAGGGTTCTTCACTCCATGGAGAAATTCCACCTTCTTTTGTGGGATTACTTGGCTTAACTCATTTAGATCTCTCTGAGAACAATCTCACAGGTAAAGTTCCTCAAgaactttcttcttctctcaagAACCTTGTTTCCTTTGATGTCTCACAGAACAAGCTCTCAGGGCCATTCCCAAGTGGAATTTGCAAAGGCCTTATAATACATCTCAGCCTCCACACAAATGCATTCACTGGTTTAATACCAAACAATTCCATTGGTGAATGCAAGAGTCTTGAGAGGTTCCAAGTTCAAAACAATGGTTTTTCTGGTAACTTACCTTCTGCATTGTGGTCATTGCCAAAAGTGAAGCTCATTAGAGCTGAGAACAACAGATTCTCAGGTCAAATACCTGAATCAGTATCTGAAGCTTCACAATTGGAGCAAGTTCAGCTTGACAACAACACCTTCTCTGGCAAAATTCCTCAAGGTCTTGGCCTTGTTAAGAGCTTATACAGATTCTCAGCATCACTCAACCACTTCTATGGTGAAATCCCACCAAATTTTTGTGACTCACCAGTTATGAGCATTGTGAACCTCTCACACAATTCTCTCTCTGGTCAAATCCCAGAACTGAATAAATGCAGGAAGCTAGTTTCACTTTCTTTGGCTGATAATAGTTTAACTGGAGAAATACCTTCTTCTCTTGCTGAGCTTCCAGTGTTGACTTACATTGACCTCTCAGATAACAACCTCACTGGTCCAATCCCAGAAGGGCTTCAGAATCTGAAGCTTGCACTTTTCAATGTTTCCTTCAATGATCTTTCAGGTAAAGTACCATATTCCTTGATTTCAGGTCTTCCTGCTTCATTCTTGGAAGGAAATCCTGGTCTTTGTGGCCCTGGATTGGACAATTCTTGTTCTGATGAAGTTGGAAGACACAAAAATGGTGGCATTACAACCTTAACATGTGCACTGATCTCCTTAGCCTTTGTTGCTGGTACTGCCATTGTTGCTGGTGGCTTTGTATTGTATAGGAGATCATGTAAGGGAAACAATGAAGTAGGTGTTTGGAGATCAGTGTTCTTCTATCCCCTCAGGATCACTGAGCATGATCTCCTCATAGGAATGAATGAGAAGAGTTCAATGGGAAATGGTGGCATTTTCGGAAGAGTTTATGTTATGAACTTGCCAAGTGGTGAACTTGTTGCTGTGAAGAAGTTAGTGAATTTTAGGAATCAGTCCTCAAAGAGTTTGAAATCCGAGGTCAAGACTCTGGCAAAGATTAGGCACAAGAACATTGTTAAGATTCTGGGGTTCTGCCACTCTGATGAGTCAGTTTTTcttatctatgagttcttgaatGAAGGGAGCTTAAGGGATTTGATTTCGAGACCGGATTTTAAGCTGGAGTGGAGTGTTAGGTTGAGGATTGCCATTGGAGTTGCTCAGGGACTTGCATATCTTCACAAGGACTACGCGCCACGATTGCTTCACCGCAATGTCAAGTCCAGTAACATTCTTTTGGATGCAAACTTTGAGCCAAAGCTCACAGATTTTGCTCTTGATAGAGTTCTTGGAGAAGCTGCATTTCAGTCTACTTTGGATTCTGAAGCACCATCTTCCTGCTACATTGCACCAGGTATGAGATGTTATGTGAATTACATAAAAGGTTTTAAGTTTTAACAGTTCTATAGTGAAAACATTCAGCTGAAAATGCAATGctgtaatttctaaaattttgatCTATTGTTAACTTTCTAAGGTAATAGCTTGGTTTCTTAGGTGAACTGTTTAGTTGACTTATAAATTGGCTTCTCTGTCTCTTGGCAAATTTGATGGCAGAGCTTGTATCTCTTGATAGCTGATAAATTAGGCAGAATTAAGTAGTTATCCATGACCACAGAATGAACATTTGATTTCACATTTTCATATTTGAAGTTGCATCCTTGAATATTTGTCAAACAGAAACTATAAGTGCATCTTACTATTAGCTCACTGCACAAATATTTCCCACCTAGTGTGTTCAGCAAATTGATCATTTCATCTTATAAAACATGTGATGAGTTTTTCTATGCATCGTGACATCCAATCAGATGACAATGCTGCCATGTAGACAAAAATGATTTCTTTTTGTTTACATGGCAGCACCTGATCGGATGTCACACGATGCATTTAAATTAAACACCAACATATAATTGCTTTCTCATTGTGGTACATGATATGATAGCACAATATGGCACTAACTAGATATACTGTTACATTCCATTGCAGAATATGGTTACAGCAAGAAAGCCACTGAACAATTAGATGTGTATAGCTTTGGTGTTGTATTGCTAGAGCTAGTGAGTGGAAGACAAGCTGAGAAAGCAGAATCAAGTGAATCCATTATTGACATAGTGAAGTGGGTTAGGAGGAAAGTGAATATAGCAAATGGGGTGCAACAAATTCTTGATCAAAGAATATCATCAAGCACATGCCACCAAGAAATGGTTGGAGCCTTAGACATTGCTCTCCGTTGCACCTCAGTGGTTCCTGAGAAGAGGCCATCAATGGTGGAAGTTGTGAAGTCTCTTCAGTCCCTTGAGTTAAGGACTTGCATTGCAAACTTGCAAGATCAACCACCAAATGAGGAACACTCCAATATTCCAATCTgattatatacatttttttggGGGGTGTAGTCTTTGTAATGTAAATTGTCAGCTTTATATTTCACatgtttccttttttattttatttggaatGTGATGAATTTGGAATATAGAAATTGTTTGAGCAATGACTCATTCAATGTTTCGCACAGGTTAATTACCACTGTTAATGGTAGTCTAATGGGTACCATCTTGTATTTGTTCATAAACTATCCTTTTTTGTGTTGTTTTAGGCTTAGCTTTTTGTGCATGTGATGCCTACTTCTGAAATTCTGTCGTACTTTGTGAAGTAAAAAGATTCAGGCTTAAATAAATTGTCCCATATAATATACTTGTTTAAGTcaaatattttaagaaatatTTATAAAGATCAAAAACTTAAATATTTAAGTCAATATTTTGGGAGTCAAGAGAATTGGTTTGAAATTTTTAACCTTCAGTGCCTCATTTGCTGATAGCAACACATTCAGTAATTAGGATTATGTGTAATTCTGCATCAATATAATCCATGAAGTAAACTTAATCAAGGTTTTGTGCCTTAACCAAACAAGTAACCCTGAGTTTAAAAGCATAGACATTATCCAATGCATAAGCCCTGTATATTGTAATAGATGCTTGAATACTTTTATAGTAATAAATCAACATTACAATTTCTATTACAAATAGATCATAGACACTTAAACAACAGAACAACAAATCCTCAAATGTTGTGCTATACCAACTTCTCCTTTATATACACAAACTGCAAACTCATGCTTCACTATTACCCAAGATTCTAAAATTATCTTGAATCTTTCTCATTTGTTTCTCTCCTCAATCAACAATTGATTGCACCTATATCTTACATATTCACTTTACCACTTGATGGAAACACATAAAGTATGAATGCAGGATTTCACATGGACCAGACTTCTCGAAGGAGTTGATATCTAACATTTGTGATACTTCCTTGCTCGTTGTGATGGCCTTCTCCCTTAGCAGTAACTGTAGGAGATGAAGGCATCTTATCAATGATGGATGTAAGAGGGGAATCAAGTTCCTCCAGTTCTTCATCACTGGTATATCCTCTCTTCTGAACGGCTGAGGCATTCCTCTCTAGGTGAGACTTTCCTCCGGCCTCTGCAACTTTCTCCGCCACGTTAGCCGAGGAGGGAGGAACGTAGAAAACAGGAGCAGCCGCATACGGGAAACTCCTAGCAGATTCTGGTGACAACTTCCTCTCTGCCATAAACTAAAGACAAAGTAAATAAATTCAGTAAAACTAGTACTACCTTTAATAGTAATATAGTATATAGGTGCTCCATGAAATTCATATTTTAGGCATTATCAGAGAGAGAATTAGAATAATATATCTGTTCATTTATTAAAAGCAAACAggtttagttttgaatctttaGAGAAACCACAATAACTAAGTTTgacattcaatcattcataacaTAGTATAGTTGAATAACAAAATTTGATGTTCACAAGTTTGATTAAATCAAGCAAAaaactaaattatgaacaaacCTCCTCATGCAGATTTTCCAGCACAATTCCTGGAACAGGATCTGGACAGAACTCATCAG contains:
- the LOC112696065 gene encoding probably inactive leucine-rich repeat receptor-like protein kinase At5g06940, producing the protein MATTKFCTYPLFLLLLLLSLTFAFFIKLSSSSSEVDTLLSFKASIEDSKNALSTWSNTTSTHHCNWTGISCSISTTPPSVTSISLQSLNLSGDISASICDLPSLSYLNLADNIFNQPIPLHLSQCSSLETLNISNNLIWGTIPSQISQFSSLKVLDFSRNKIEGIIPDTLGSLKNLQVLNMGSNLLSGSVPVIFGNLTKLEVLDLSMNPTLESEIPHDIGELKNLKQLMLQGSSLHGEIPPSFVGLLGLTHLDLSENNLTGKVPQELSSSLKNLVSFDVSQNKLSGPFPSGICKGLIIHLSLHTNAFTGLIPNNSIGECKSLERFQVQNNGFSGNLPSALWSLPKVKLIRAENNRFSGQIPESVSEASQLEQVQLDNNTFSGKIPQGLGLVKSLYRFSASLNHFYGEIPPNFCDSPVMSIVNLSHNSLSGQIPELNKCRKLVSLSLADNSLTGEIPSSLAELPVLTYIDLSDNNLTGPIPEGLQNLKLALFNVSFNDLSGKVPYSLISGLPASFLEGNPGLCGPGLDNSCSDEVGRHKNGGITTLTCALISLAFVAGTAIVAGGFVLYRRSCKGNNEVGVWRSVFFYPLRITEHDLLIGMNEKSSMGNGGIFGRVYVMNLPSGELVAVKKLVNFRNQSSKSLKSEVKTLAKIRHKNIVKILGFCHSDESVFLIYEFLNEGSLRDLISRPDFKLEWSVRLRIAIGVAQGLAYLHKDYAPRLLHRNVKSSNILLDANFEPKLTDFALDRVLGEAAFQSTLDSEAPSSCYIAPEYGYSKKATEQLDVYSFGVVLLELVSGRQAEKAESSESIIDIVKWVRRKVNIANGVQQILDQRISSSTCHQEMVGALDIALRCTSVVPEKRPSMVEVVKSLQSLELRTCIANLQDQPPNEEHSNIPI